Genomic segment of Hymenobacter volaticus:
CGCCCCTGAAAACGCGGGTTTTCGAGGGCATTTTTCACTAGGTAATCCGAACACCAGTTGCCAGAGGTCCTTTGTCTGCCCCGGAATCCTGTTGTGCCCCCACGATAGCAACTAGAAAGCCGTTAGAAGAAGACGGCGACTACAGCCGGGATGAAGAGAAGAGCCACAATTCCGAGATTGAGCAAAAACAGGCGTCGGTAGCGCCGGGCTTGAGCGAGGCGTGGCCGCGTAAAGGTACCCGATGGCGCACCCCACAGAGTCAGGATAAACAACGGAACACCTAGCCACAGCGCCGCGTAGAGATAGTAGGCGATGGCCGCACAGGACCAGTGCAGGATATTGCAGCTAATAATGGTGAGTAGGCCGAAGAGATTCAACCCTAAGTTCAGGTACAACGCCAGCCAGGCGAAGGGCGCTAGGTTAGCCATAAGACCAAAGCAGGAAGAGTGGACGGGAATGGCCTAGTATAAGCGCCTGCATTCCTATTAAATATAATTGGTACTTATACGACATCATGGAAAGCCTTGGGGTAATATGATTCCTAGCTTCCTGTTCTGTCAATTCAGAAACAAGGCACTTGCTGTGAACCCCTCAGGCTATAGGAGCTTTCAGCCTACATACAAGACTCCTCTGTAGACCTAGGTTTGATATTTGCGAGGCTATGCTTCGAATAATAGTCAAGAGCACTTACCTCTTCTATCTTAGTTTATGCCAATAGGCTGCTTTCTGCTCCTGCTTTTTTCCGGGATCCTAACGGCTTCTCGTGCGCAGGGACAAGTTCAAGAATATATTATTAATGGGGACTTTGAAACGATGAGTTCTTGTCCCATCGAACCGGGCGAAATTCGCTTAGCAACCGGTTGGCAGGGCAATGAAGGCACACCGGATTACCTGCACACCTGTTCGGAACAGCGGCGAGATTCGGTGGATGTGCTCCGTAATTTTAGCGGGTACCGGAAAGCGTACGAGGGCGAAGGACAGGCGGGTTTGTACTTGCTTCATTATAATACCACTCGGGGAGCGAAAGAGAACTATGCTTCCCATGAAGTCATCTACACCAAGCTGAGTCGACCTCTGACGGTGGGCAAGACATACCATATTCGCTTTTTCCTGTCGTTAGCTGATTCATCCGGTATTGCGAGCGACTCGATCTATGTCTCCTTCTCGAGGAGTCCTTCGTTCACGAAACACTATGAGTTGGTGGAGCCCGACGTTTCTAAAGGAATTGCCGTGGCCCGTCAGCACACCTGGCAAGTAGTGGAAGCTGACTTTACTGCTACCGAACCCTTTTCCTACTGTTACCTTGGTCTTCCGCGAAGAAAGGTAAGCCGCCTAGCCTATCGGACGATTATTGGTCAAGGGCTACAAGCAGGCAGACTGCAAGGCCGTTTTGTTCTCAACGCCTATTATTTTATCGACAATGTTTCGCTAACAGAGCGAGAATAAGAACTTTTCAAGCAAGGGAAACAAATCCCTGGATATAAGTAAAAAAACGATTTGGAAATTGAATTTTTCTGTTGCTAGGAACGAAGCAATCATCCGCTTAATTTCTTGATAAAGTTGCTTAACGTAATGTTTTTTATAAGCTCTCTCCCGGAATAGTGACGACTTTTGCCCTTAATGCCCTCCCTCTAAATCGTAGTACTTTAATGATAACCTCTATCCTCGGCCCTTCAGCATTATGGGACTTAATTTTCGATATGTGATGCTTGTTAAGCAAGCAGATGAGCAACGTCTACTAGCTCACATCTTGCAAGCAGGATCCATCCAGCAGCTACCAGAGCCATTCGGCACTTGTCTTACGCTCACTTTCCCGCTTGATGACGCGTTACTGTGGTATTTGCAGGGCTCAATTGATGGTGCCTATAATGCGTACACGGATAATAGGAAGCCGAAATACTTCCTCAATAAAAGCGAATACCGCGACCACTTCCCTACCGACACGAGTGGACGCGTTGGGTGTATTTATTTAGAGTCCAAGCAAATACAGGCAAGCGACTACTCTTTTTTCAGTTTTGATGCCGCCACTTCGGCCATGAGCCGGCTGTTTCAACACTCGCTTAGTATTAGAAACTGGTTTCTAGACTTAAGTGGCATTCTAGAGGCAGAGGCTACCTTCTTGGATTTAGAGGCGGAGGGGTACGAATTCATTTACCGGCAGGGACAACCAATCGGAGCGACGCTCACGCAGGACCTGGAAGTGAAGATAGCCGCAGAGATAGACCAGCAAGCCGTGGTGGCCATCTGCCGTGACTACGACAACCTATTTCTATTATAGGGAGCTCCTAACAGCCAAAGAACAGTGCTCAAGCAAGCATTATAAGCCATTTGTCATTTTACAGAGGGTCCGTCAAAGAAAACAAGCCATGAAAAGAAAAGCAGTTTTCTTCGTTGCCTCGCTCCTCGTTCTCTTGGGCTTACTCGTCTACCAGCTGGCCACTTTTTCCATTTTTGATACCAACCCTCCGCAGTTGCTGAGGCAGGTCGATCCTCCCAAGACACAGCAGCGCTTCACCCTCTATACGATTGCCTCAAACGCCACCGTGCCAAACGGCATTCAAGTCCGCGAAGTGCGAGCGGGCCAAGAAGTAGTAGTCGGGTTCTTTCCCGGCTATACCAAGCTGGTAGCATCTAGCACCACCGACCAGCACGTACGCCTTCACTTGCGGGATACGCTAGGCAACCGAAAAGACAGCCTCATAACGCTGACTTTACGGCACTAGGGACCTCTTTGCTTAGGGGAAGACTTGGTTTACAGACTATATATTAAACATATAATATTTTAATTGTCATTTTACAAACGACCCTCATAAAGTGACAATTGGCCTACTCGCTCGCGTAATGCTTTTATTTGCCTCAGCGTTTGCGCCAAGCCGCCCGGTTCTTTCCCACCTGATAAGGCTCATAATAGTAGAGTCTGCGGCCTCGGCGGTTGAAGTAGATCGGTTGATGAGGTAAATCGCCCGCCGTTACGGTGAGTAGAAGCTGCTGCTTCCGCAGAGAGTACGAACCGCTTTGGGTTTCCTTGCCGATCGAACCGCGTGCTTGCTCGGGGAGTGGCAAACGTGAACCGTGTCAAGACAAAGGTAGAGTCACACGAGTTAAGGGAGAGAGTACCGACAAAGAAGAGAAGACGGTGAGGGGACTCGCTCACACGCTGGATAGAGTAGCGTTCAGCACACAGCGGCCAGGGCAGTAGGCGTAGGGCAAAGCAAAGAGACAGGAGCATCATCAAACACTGAATAGGATGGGCCAGGTACGGGTACGGGTACTGGTCTTGGACTGATTTGTCCGCTTTCTTGGCCGTTGTTCAGAAAAGGGGATGTAGTGCTGTGAGGAAGTCAAGCCATGCTATGGCCAATACCTTTTAAGCCTGCTCCAAGTAGCAGGAGAGTGGACGTCATGCCATGGTTTTCCTGCCCAGTTTGGAAGCGGGTTGGAATCCTCTAGCAACCCGTCACAGCGTTGTAAAACGACCAACAGGGACGTTTCCAAGTACCGATAGCTGAGCGTGGTGCGTGGCGCTGATTCCAGGCTAATGCAGTGGGGCATAGCAGGAAAGGGGAGCCAGTGGGAGTTGAACCCTGCTGTCTCCTTCAGCAGCGCTATCTTCTGTAAGCGATCGGTCGACCAGCTTAAGGAAAGGAGCTGTTCAGGATGGCGGGATGAAAAACTGTTAAGTGGGTCTCGTCTTGTGAAGCCACGCCAATCGCGATTCTGGTCAAGCTCCTTACCTGAGTTACTACTTGCGCAGGTGTCGGCGGAGTGACAAAGCAGACGTAGCGAATTCGAAGGCTTCCCATCGGCGAAAGCTACGTTGTTCAGGCTTGTAGACCAAGTGTGGAAGACCGCGCGCTGTCATTAAACGGCTCTCCATCTCTAGCCTGTAACATCTTCTCGAGCCGTTCAACAAACGTTACGGCTGTTTGGTTGGTGAGTAGCAGGCGCTATGAAAAGGAGTTCTGTTTAGCCATTAAACCGTCTGTTTAGGAACATGTGTTTGTGACCAGGCTGAATAGGAAAAGCTTGATCAATAAACGTGGTTAGTTCTTGGCTAGCCTTGCCTTCGATGATAGTGGAATATACTTCCACCCCACTCACCAGGGTCTGTCCCTCTTCTAGGTCTACTTGATAACAATCCAGTGCGTCGTATAAACGGACGAGGACCTGTTGGCCATACGTATTGCTGTAGTCCGTTTCGCGTTGCTTGGCCCACTGGTCGGCCAGTTCATACGCCCTGTCCGCTGATTCAGCTTGCAATAGCACAATGCTTTCTTCGTAGGCTCTCACGTCCGGCTCAAAGAGCGCATCCACT
This window contains:
- a CDS encoding DUF4288 domain-containing protein; this translates as MTHETKEWYGVKLLFTYTLVGEPIPALVDALFEPDVRAYEESIVLLQAESADRAYELADQWAKQRETDYSNTYGQQVLVRLYDALDCYQVDLEEGQTLVSGVEVYSTIIEGKASQELTTFIDQAFPIQPGHKHMFLNRRFNG